From Leifsonia sp. fls2-241-R2A-40a, one genomic window encodes:
- a CDS encoding ATPase, T2SS/T4P/T4SS family, producing MASMTEILILHGHLPIEYLDRVETEPAADESVVRELISRGAITATQLARARATQAGLPFVELADYPVDRTAVALIPGAICRRHTVLPIGTADGMIVLAMADPGNVFAIDDVRAASRLNVAAAVAEEADLRTAIDRYIRADDELSDLTSTLEEETAASEDTSVMESSDDDAPIVRFVNLLVSQAIQDHASDIHIEPAEHDVRVRYRIDGVLHAMQSAPKSIQNGVISRLKIMSDIDIAERRKPQDGRMSVVHGGRQIDLRVATLPTVWGEKVVMRILDNTNTGMTLGDLNLLDRNFETYRASYSKPYGMILVTGPTGSGKSTTLYTTLNAVARPEINVITVEDPVEYRMPGVNQVQVNPKAGLTFASALRSILRSDPDVVLLGEIRDHETAQIAIEASLTGHLVLSTLHTNDAPSAVTRLTEMDIEPFLVGSALDCVVAQRLARRLCDRCKQPGVYSPDDLRRLRFTIPEETQPLMFVPIGCPACSNTGYRGRIAVHEVMAVTEDIERLAVERASSAEIGRAARAQGMLTLREDGWEKVKLGLTSIEEILRVVA from the coding sequence GTGGCGTCCATGACCGAGATCCTCATCCTCCACGGCCACCTCCCGATCGAATACCTCGACCGCGTGGAGACCGAGCCCGCGGCGGACGAGTCCGTCGTGCGCGAACTCATCTCCCGTGGCGCGATCACCGCCACGCAACTGGCCCGCGCCCGCGCCACCCAGGCCGGACTCCCGTTCGTCGAACTGGCCGACTACCCGGTCGACCGGACGGCGGTGGCCCTCATCCCCGGCGCGATCTGCCGGCGGCACACCGTCCTGCCGATCGGCACCGCCGACGGCATGATCGTGCTGGCGATGGCCGACCCCGGAAACGTCTTCGCCATCGACGACGTTCGCGCAGCCTCCCGACTCAATGTCGCCGCCGCAGTGGCGGAGGAGGCGGACCTGCGGACCGCGATCGACCGGTACATCCGCGCCGACGACGAGCTCAGCGACCTGACGTCCACCCTCGAGGAGGAGACGGCGGCGTCGGAGGACACGTCGGTGATGGAGTCGTCGGACGACGACGCTCCGATCGTCCGGTTCGTGAACCTCCTGGTAAGTCAGGCCATCCAGGATCACGCGTCCGACATCCACATCGAACCGGCCGAGCACGACGTCCGCGTCCGGTACCGCATCGACGGCGTGCTGCATGCCATGCAGTCGGCCCCCAAGAGCATCCAGAACGGTGTCATCTCGCGGCTGAAAATCATGTCGGACATCGACATCGCCGAGCGGCGCAAGCCGCAGGACGGCCGCATGTCCGTCGTCCACGGCGGCCGCCAGATCGACCTCCGCGTGGCCACCCTGCCGACCGTGTGGGGCGAGAAGGTCGTCATGCGCATCCTGGACAACACCAACACCGGGATGACGCTGGGCGACCTCAACCTGCTGGACCGCAACTTCGAGACCTACCGGGCCTCGTACTCGAAGCCGTACGGGATGATCCTGGTCACGGGACCGACCGGTTCGGGCAAGTCGACCACTCTCTATACGACGCTGAACGCTGTCGCGCGACCCGAGATCAACGTGATCACCGTCGAGGACCCGGTGGAGTACCGGATGCCGGGGGTCAACCAGGTGCAGGTGAACCCGAAGGCCGGCCTGACCTTCGCGAGCGCGCTGCGCAGCATCCTCCGCTCCGACCCGGACGTGGTGCTCCTCGGTGAGATCCGCGACCACGAGACGGCGCAGATCGCCATCGAGGCGTCGCTCACCGGCCACCTCGTGCTCTCGACTCTGCACACCAACGACGCTCCGAGCGCAGTGACCCGCCTGACCGAGATGGATATCGAGCCGTTCCTCGTCGGTTCTGCGCTCGACTGCGTCGTCGCCCAGCGCCTTGCCCGCCGCCTCTGCGACCGCTGCAAGCAGCCGGGTGTCTATTCGCCGGACGACCTGAGACGGCTCCGGTTCACCATCCCCGAGGAGACGCAGCCGCTCATGTTCGTCCCGATCGGCTGTCCCGCCTGCTCCAACACCGGCTACCGCGGCCGCATCGCCGTTCATGAGGTGATGGCGGTGACGGAGGACATCGAGCGTCTCGCCGTCGAGCGTGCGTCGAGCGCCGAGATCGGCCGCGCCGCACGCGCGCAGGGCATGCTCACGCTTCGCGAGGACGGCTGGGAGAAGGTCAAGCTCGGCCTGACATCCATCGAAGAGATCCTGAGAGTGGTCGCCTAG
- a CDS encoding type IV pilus twitching motility protein PilT — translation MTNDESWGGFPAPTAKPVYEIPVTGPGSTAGGWAPDPGAPLSAPPTWTPPASETPAAAQTQPLNPPPYAEPPAEPAAAAPAPVWDLNDHTAAVTRLVPAGRRAALQQEAAAPGAAGGREKPAFTEDTSVLTPAEREALDAADPELVAALREVVLQRASDLHVTVGAPPMVRIDGALTPAGPSAPWGTERTMSALMSLLTERQRETFKRELELDFAFTISANSRFRVNLYQQRGSVGAAFRLIPTEIKQLRELGVPESIGRFASLPRGLVLVTGPTGSGKSTTLAALIDLVNSSRADHIVTVEDPIEFMHTHKRSIVNQREVGHDTHSFNNALKHVLRQDPDVILIGELRDLETISVALTAAETGHLVFATLHTQDAPQTIDRVIDVFPPHQQGQVRAQLAGTLQGVVCQTLVKRASGKGRVVATEVLMMTPAIANLIREGKTYQIASSMQAGAGDGMHTMDQHLADLVDSGVITRTAALEKAHDLESITRLIQRADTDTSAQAFAASEPDFGDSFSGQVR, via the coding sequence ATGACGAACGACGAGAGCTGGGGCGGCTTTCCGGCGCCCACAGCCAAGCCGGTCTATGAGATCCCGGTGACCGGACCGGGGTCGACGGCCGGTGGATGGGCGCCGGATCCCGGTGCGCCGCTGAGCGCGCCGCCGACGTGGACGCCCCCGGCCTCGGAGACGCCGGCGGCGGCCCAGACCCAGCCGCTGAACCCGCCCCCGTACGCCGAGCCACCGGCCGAGCCTGCGGCCGCGGCTCCGGCTCCGGTGTGGGATCTGAACGACCACACTGCCGCCGTCACGCGCTTGGTGCCCGCAGGACGCAGGGCCGCGCTCCAGCAGGAGGCGGCGGCTCCCGGCGCAGCAGGCGGTCGCGAAAAGCCGGCCTTCACCGAGGACACCAGCGTCCTCACGCCCGCCGAGCGCGAGGCCCTCGACGCTGCCGATCCGGAACTCGTGGCCGCACTGCGAGAAGTGGTCCTGCAGCGGGCGTCCGACCTGCATGTGACCGTCGGTGCCCCTCCGATGGTGCGCATCGACGGCGCCCTGACCCCCGCCGGCCCGAGCGCGCCCTGGGGCACCGAGCGCACCATGTCCGCGCTGATGAGCCTTTTGACCGAACGACAGCGCGAGACGTTCAAGCGCGAGCTGGAACTGGACTTCGCGTTCACCATTTCGGCGAACTCCCGTTTCCGCGTCAACCTCTACCAGCAGCGAGGTTCGGTCGGGGCGGCTTTCCGTCTCATCCCGACAGAGATCAAGCAGCTGCGCGAACTCGGCGTGCCCGAGTCGATCGGACGGTTCGCGTCCCTCCCGCGCGGACTCGTCCTGGTCACCGGTCCGACAGGTTCCGGCAAGTCCACGACGCTCGCCGCCCTCATCGATCTTGTCAACTCTTCCCGGGCCGACCACATCGTCACGGTCGAGGATCCGATCGAGTTCATGCACACGCACAAGCGATCGATCGTGAACCAGCGCGAGGTGGGACACGACACCCACAGCTTCAACAACGCGCTCAAACACGTCCTCCGCCAGGACCCGGACGTCATCCTGATCGGTGAGCTCCGCGATCTCGAGACGATCTCCGTCGCGCTCACTGCCGCCGAGACCGGCCACCTCGTCTTCGCGACCCTGCACACGCAGGACGCCCCGCAGACGATCGACCGCGTCATCGACGTCTTCCCGCCGCACCAGCAGGGGCAGGTGCGCGCACAGCTCGCCGGCACGTTACAGGGCGTGGTGTGTCAGACCCTCGTCAAGCGCGCATCGGGCAAGGGCCGGGTGGTCGCCACCGAGGTGCTCATGATGACGCCGGCCATCGCGAACCTCATTCGCGAGGGCAAGACTTATCAGATCGCCTCCTCCATGCAGGCAGGCGCCGGAGACGGCATGCACACCATGGACCAGCATCTCGCCGACCTCGTCGACTCGGGCGTCATCACCCGGACGGCGGCTCTCGAGAAAGCGCACGACCTGGAGAGCATCACCCGCCTGATTCAACGTGCGGACACCGACACCTCCGCGCAGGCATTCGCGGCCAGCGAGCCGGACTTCGGCGACAGCTTCTCGGGTCAGGTCCGCTGA
- a CDS encoding type II secretion system F family protein translates to MAGAATFVYRGRNADGKVVKGRVDAPGESAVAARLRTMGLSPISIEEAPEGTGLNREINLGFGSGVKLKDLAIMSRQMATMIGSGLSILRTLNIIAEQTENKKLADIMRHVCDDVESGIAISDAMKKYGDVFPPLMVNMIRAGETGGFLDSSLESIADNFEKEVKLRGTIKSALTYPVIVLVMSLVAVIGMLLFIVPVFENMFKGLGGQLPLPTMVLVEISHQMVWVAPVLVVAAVVGGIWWSRNKNTETVRRRVDPIKLRLPVFGSLMKKIAVARFSRNFANMIGAGVPILQALKIVGETSGNWVIENALTNVAESVRQGESIAGPLTEQPVFPSMVVQMIAVGEDSGSLETMLNKIADFYDQEVAAATEQLTAMIEPLMIAFLGVVIGGMVIALYMPIFQISSLVK, encoded by the coding sequence ATGGCCGGCGCAGCCACCTTCGTCTACCGCGGCAGGAACGCGGACGGGAAGGTCGTGAAGGGCCGCGTCGACGCTCCGGGGGAGTCCGCCGTTGCGGCCCGGCTGCGGACGATGGGGCTGTCTCCGATCTCCATCGAAGAGGCGCCCGAGGGGACGGGTCTGAACCGGGAGATCAATCTCGGGTTCGGCTCCGGCGTCAAGCTCAAGGATCTGGCCATCATGAGCCGCCAGATGGCGACGATGATCGGCTCCGGCCTCTCGATCCTCCGGACGCTGAACATCATCGCGGAGCAGACCGAGAACAAGAAGCTCGCGGACATCATGCGCCACGTCTGCGACGACGTGGAGTCCGGAATCGCCATCTCGGATGCGATGAAGAAGTACGGGGACGTGTTCCCGCCGCTCATGGTGAACATGATCAGGGCGGGCGAGACCGGCGGCTTCCTCGATTCCTCGCTGGAATCGATTGCAGACAACTTCGAGAAAGAGGTGAAGCTCCGCGGCACTATCAAGTCGGCGCTCACCTATCCGGTCATCGTGCTGGTGATGTCCCTGGTAGCGGTCATCGGCATGCTGCTGTTCATCGTCCCGGTCTTCGAGAACATGTTCAAGGGTCTGGGCGGCCAGCTCCCCCTGCCCACGATGGTGCTCGTCGAGATCTCTCACCAGATGGTCTGGGTCGCCCCGGTTCTGGTGGTGGCGGCGGTCGTCGGTGGAATCTGGTGGTCCCGCAATAAGAACACGGAGACCGTCCGGAGACGAGTGGATCCGATCAAGCTGAGGCTTCCCGTGTTCGGATCGCTGATGAAGAAGATCGCCGTCGCCCGCTTCAGCCGTAACTTCGCGAACATGATCGGCGCCGGAGTCCCGATCCTGCAGGCCCTGAAGATCGTCGGCGAGACGAGCGGGAACTGGGTGATCGAGAACGCTCTGACCAACGTGGCGGAGTCGGTCCGCCAGGGGGAGTCGATCGCGGGCCCGCTGACCGAGCAGCCGGTGTTCCCCTCGATGGTGGTGCAGATGATCGCCGTGGGCGAGGACTCCGGGTCGCTGGAGACCATGCTGAACAAGATCGCCGACTTCTACGACCAGGAGGTGGCTGCCGCCACCGAACAGCTCACGGCCATGATCGAGCCGCTCATGATCGCGTTCCTGGGAGTTGTGATCGGCGGCATGGTGATCGCCCTGTACATGCCGATCTTCCAGATCTCCAGTCTCGTGAAGTGA
- a CDS encoding prepilin-type N-terminal cleavage/methylation domain-containing protein — protein MYFRLMGKLNARRKGLLEQDEKGFTLIELLVVVIIIGILAAIAIPVYLGIQDNAKDSAIKSDLTNAKTAIVGYYTDNPNGAAPALTTAALGKYGYSTTDGVTLTLTTPPTGSGSDFCITGSRDTTHIFHVTSNGPVAKDACP, from the coding sequence ATGTACTTCCGCCTCATGGGCAAGCTGAACGCCCGCCGCAAGGGCCTGTTGGAGCAGGACGAAAAGGGCTTCACCCTGATCGAGCTCCTCGTCGTGGTGATCATCATCGGCATCCTGGCCGCGATCGCCATCCCGGTGTACCTGGGCATCCAGGACAACGCAAAGGACTCGGCGATCAAGTCGGACCTCACCAACGCCAAGACGGCAATCGTCGGCTACTACACCGACAACCCCAACGGGGCAGCGCCGGCGCTCACGACTGCCGCACTGGGCAAGTACGGCTACTCGACGACCGACGGAGTCACGCTGACGCTGACGACGCCGCCGACGGGCTCGGGGTCGGACTTCTGCATCACGGGAAGCCGCGACACCACGCACATCTTCCACGTCACGAGCAACGGCCCCGTCGCCAAGGACGCGTGCCCGTAA
- a CDS encoding prepilin-type N-terminal cleavage/methylation domain-containing protein yields MKALLQRLRTSESGVSLIEVLVAMMIFAIISVGVAYSLLSAFTLTGDSRARAVATNLAAQEVDLDRSAADFFALQSTPAGSPKLVQVPSSTGLTYSITRSVSLVYNSGSDVNCNASAPSSMLYKRIHIAVTWPKMIGQAVVADTVIAPSTKISVDSLGTILVSTRNSGGTPVAGAAVSVSPDPGSVPSATDSMGCSYVLKVPPGTYTVSVSKTNYLDPNQNATPSATVTVKAGQSASAGFTYDQYGTANWAYPSGGTQKPSNLAVSVLSTYGVFKTTANSPTAANLFPSTEYNVVAGAYSPKTDSSSGCLSPNPADWGVSPAGGGKNLVPVAAPTASFGPGGSASIGTLPVKSVTVTNVPGTTANLFLRATNVASWVAGDPGCFGTGLTQTLDFGASAILGKSANSKVTIQLPYGAWKITYGTTSTPTTVAPANWISAPAGVTGITVGPTGTGTVTLDPRAVQ; encoded by the coding sequence ATGAAAGCTCTTCTGCAGCGACTCCGCACCTCGGAGTCTGGCGTCAGCCTGATCGAGGTGCTGGTCGCCATGATGATCTTCGCCATCATCTCCGTCGGCGTTGCATACTCCCTGCTTTCAGCGTTCACCCTCACCGGCGACTCGCGTGCCCGTGCCGTCGCCACCAACCTCGCGGCCCAAGAAGTCGACCTCGACCGCTCGGCCGCCGATTTCTTCGCTCTGCAGTCCACCCCCGCCGGTAGCCCCAAGCTCGTGCAGGTGCCGAGCAGTACCGGCCTCACCTACAGCATCACCCGCTCCGTGAGCCTGGTCTACAACAGCGGTAGCGACGTCAATTGCAACGCGTCAGCGCCGAGTTCGATGCTGTACAAGCGCATCCACATCGCCGTCACCTGGCCGAAGATGATCGGTCAGGCCGTCGTAGCCGACACAGTCATCGCCCCGTCCACCAAGATCAGTGTGGACTCCCTGGGGACGATCCTCGTCTCCACGCGGAACTCCGGCGGGACCCCCGTGGCCGGAGCCGCTGTCTCGGTCTCACCCGACCCGGGCTCCGTACCGTCCGCCACCGATTCGATGGGCTGCAGCTACGTGCTGAAGGTCCCGCCGGGGACATACACGGTGAGTGTCTCGAAGACGAACTACCTCGACCCCAACCAGAACGCCACGCCGTCGGCGACCGTGACCGTGAAGGCCGGGCAGAGCGCCTCCGCGGGGTTCACCTACGACCAGTACGGAACCGCGAACTGGGCGTACCCTTCCGGTGGCACCCAGAAGCCCAGCAACCTGGCCGTCAGTGTGCTCAGCACGTACGGCGTGTTCAAAACGACGGCGAATTCGCCGACCGCGGCCAATCTGTTCCCGTCGACCGAGTACAACGTCGTCGCCGGCGCCTACTCGCCCAAGACCGATTCCAGTTCCGGATGCCTGTCACCGAACCCGGCGGACTGGGGTGTCTCGCCGGCAGGTGGGGGCAAGAACCTCGTCCCGGTTGCTGCGCCGACGGCGTCGTTCGGGCCCGGGGGCTCGGCGAGCATCGGGACGCTGCCCGTCAAGAGCGTGACGGTCACGAACGTCCCGGGAACCACCGCGAACCTGTTCCTCCGCGCCACGAACGTCGCCTCCTGGGTGGCCGGCGACCCGGGGTGCTTCGGCACGGGCCTCACGCAGACCCTCGACTTCGGTGCCAGCGCCATTCTGGGCAAGTCGGCGAACAGCAAGGTGACCATCCAGCTGCCCTACGGCGCCTGGAAGATCACCTATGGCACGACATCCACGCCCACGACCGTCGCCCCCGCCAACTGGATCTCCGCTCCGGCGGGCGTCACCGGCATCACGGTGGGGCCGACCGGAACCGGCACGGTCACCCTGGATCCCCGGGCGGTGCAGTGA
- a CDS encoding prepilin-type N-terminal cleavage/methylation domain-containing protein — MPFRSVVRRLSSDQSGISLIEWLVAMFVFGIVITLIANLYVSTTRAMDNAQNTNQNTRSASNAMNEMARMLRAGTDNPVSSTGFGAPPPNDPAFVYARNESVLFYAFVNLTGTTQQPIQVRLRIDSATRQLLEDTWPATSLGNGYWSFPAETTAPQRTRILADVIAPKTTGSSWTFTYLDVTNTPIPTGAGTGGGVANVKTTLASIASVQLTVTVLSRLGVADHQVTLQNTVGLPNLGLNRTIS, encoded by the coding sequence ATGCCGTTCCGTTCCGTCGTCCGTCGCCTGAGCTCGGATCAGTCCGGTATCAGCCTCATCGAGTGGCTGGTCGCGATGTTCGTGTTCGGCATCGTCATCACGCTGATCGCGAATCTGTACGTGAGCACCACCCGCGCCATGGACAACGCCCAGAACACCAACCAGAACACACGCTCGGCCTCCAACGCGATGAACGAGATGGCGAGGATGCTCCGCGCTGGAACGGACAATCCCGTGTCGAGCACCGGCTTCGGCGCACCGCCTCCCAACGACCCCGCGTTCGTGTATGCGCGCAATGAGTCCGTGCTGTTCTACGCGTTCGTCAATCTGACGGGAACGACGCAGCAGCCGATCCAGGTCCGACTGAGGATCGATAGCGCGACCCGGCAGCTGCTGGAGGACACCTGGCCGGCGACGAGCCTCGGCAACGGCTATTGGTCTTTTCCGGCTGAGACGACGGCCCCCCAGCGCACGCGCATCCTCGCCGACGTCATCGCACCCAAGACGACCGGTTCGTCGTGGACGTTCACCTACCTCGATGTGACCAACACCCCGATACCGACCGGCGCCGGCACGGGCGGTGGTGTGGCCAACGTCAAGACGACTCTGGCGTCCATCGCGTCCGTACAGCTCACCGTCACTGTGCTTTCCCGTCTCGGCGTCGCCGACCACCAGGTCACGTTGCAGAACACGGTGGGCCTTCCGAATCTCGGCCTGAACAGGACGATCTCATGA
- a CDS encoding A24 family peptidase, protein MIAAPDAALLWLLVALGGVVGLAVGSFLNVVVYRLPAGGSVVAPPSACPDCGSAIRSYDNIPVLSWLLLRGRCRDCREPISSRYPMVEGLTGVLFVIVALVFVPPVLAAASALAVSAAVLMLLAFLYLAAISVTLALIDLDTRTLPNAVVLPSYAVGTVLLGGALALRGDVAHLVSAAVGAVALFTFYLVLALVRPGGMGYGDVKLAGVIGLYLGSLGWAQLAIGAFAAFVLGGLFGLVLVVARRVTRTAGIPFGPWMLAGAWIGILVGGPLWAGYLAVIGLG, encoded by the coding sequence ATGATCGCCGCACCGGATGCCGCGCTGCTGTGGTTGCTCGTCGCGCTCGGCGGCGTAGTGGGTCTCGCCGTCGGCTCCTTCCTCAACGTCGTCGTCTACAGGCTCCCCGCCGGCGGCTCGGTCGTAGCGCCGCCGAGCGCATGCCCCGATTGCGGATCGGCGATCCGTTCGTACGACAACATCCCGGTGCTCTCGTGGCTGCTGCTGAGAGGGCGCTGTCGCGACTGCCGCGAGCCGATCAGCTCGCGCTACCCGATGGTCGAGGGACTCACCGGGGTTCTCTTCGTCATCGTGGCCCTCGTCTTCGTGCCGCCGGTCCTCGCGGCCGCATCGGCGCTGGCGGTCAGCGCGGCAGTGCTGATGCTGCTCGCCTTTCTCTATCTTGCGGCGATCAGCGTGACCCTCGCCCTGATCGATCTGGACACACGCACTCTTCCGAATGCCGTCGTCCTGCCGTCATACGCGGTCGGGACCGTCCTTCTCGGCGGCGCGCTCGCGCTCCGCGGAGACGTCGCTCACCTGGTCTCGGCAGCGGTGGGCGCGGTGGCTCTCTTCACGTTCTATCTGGTGCTCGCTCTCGTGCGTCCGGGCGGTATGGGATACGGCGATGTGAAGCTCGCCGGCGTGATCGGCCTGTATCTCGGGTCGCTCGGTTGGGCGCAACTGGCGATCGGCGCCTTCGCCGCGTTCGTGCTCGGCGGCCTCTTCGGCCTGGTGCTCGTCGTCGCGCGAAGGGTGACGCGTACCGCCGGGATCCCGTTCGGGCCCTGGATGCTCGCGGGAGCGTGGATCGGAATCCTGGTCGGCGGCCCGCTGTGGGCCGGATATCTGGCAGTGATCGGTCTCGGCTGA
- the pilM gene encoding type IV pilus assembly protein PilM — protein sequence MAKSIVGVDIGNGVVRAVEVADGAKAKPTLLRHAEVPLPDGAVSRGEVLEPNTVAAALRQLWSAGGFKTKNVMLGMGNQRVLARDLSVPSMSLERIKESLPFHVQDMLPVPVAEALLDFYPVSQGESESGPVVHGLLVAAVKEAVLANVRAAELAGLTPVDVDLIPFALNRVLVTRRGLTGSIALVQIGSNTTTVVISTDGVPQFVRIIPTGGADLTEALRGGLEIAPHEAEGLKRSLGLAAQVSSPEEQRAVEIIYQSANELLTSLRNTINYFMNTRAEARIDGVVLTGGGAALPGLPEALAEMTRLQVVTGDPFLGFGLSRALNADELRVKRSSLAVALGLTMGRAA from the coding sequence ATGGCGAAGAGCATCGTAGGAGTCGACATCGGCAACGGTGTCGTCCGCGCTGTCGAGGTGGCGGACGGGGCTAAGGCGAAGCCGACGCTGCTCCGGCACGCGGAGGTGCCCCTGCCGGACGGAGCCGTCAGCCGGGGGGAGGTGCTGGAGCCGAACACTGTCGCCGCAGCGCTCCGGCAGCTGTGGAGCGCAGGCGGCTTCAAGACCAAGAACGTGATGCTGGGGATGGGGAACCAGCGGGTGCTCGCCCGCGATCTGTCCGTCCCCTCGATGTCGCTCGAGCGGATCAAGGAGTCGTTGCCCTTCCATGTGCAGGACATGCTGCCTGTGCCCGTGGCGGAGGCTCTCCTCGACTTCTATCCGGTGTCGCAGGGTGAATCCGAGAGCGGGCCCGTGGTGCACGGACTCCTCGTGGCGGCCGTCAAAGAGGCGGTGCTCGCCAACGTGCGAGCCGCCGAACTGGCGGGTCTCACGCCGGTGGATGTCGACCTCATCCCGTTCGCGCTCAATCGTGTGCTGGTCACTCGTCGCGGGCTCACAGGGAGCATCGCGCTCGTCCAGATCGGGAGCAACACGACGACGGTCGTGATCTCCACGGACGGCGTCCCCCAGTTCGTCCGCATCATCCCCACCGGGGGCGCCGATCTGACCGAGGCGCTGCGCGGCGGCCTGGAGATCGCACCACACGAGGCGGAGGGCCTCAAGCGATCCCTCGGGCTCGCCGCCCAGGTATCGAGCCCGGAGGAGCAGCGCGCCGTCGAGATCATCTACCAGAGCGCCAACGAGCTCCTCACGAGTCTGCGCAACACGATCAACTACTTCATGAACACGCGAGCGGAAGCGCGGATCGACGGTGTCGTCCTCACGGGTGGCGGTGCAGCGCTGCCCGGACTGCCGGAGGCGCTGGCCGAGATGACACGACTGCAGGTGGTGACGGGGGATCCATTCCTCGGGTTCGGTCTGTCGCGCGCTCTGAACGCGGATGAACTCCGGGTGAAGCGGTCGAGCCTCGCCGTCGCGCTCGGGCTCACGATGGGACGGGCAGCATGA